In one Homalodisca vitripennis isolate AUS2020 unplaced genomic scaffold, UT_GWSS_2.1 ScUCBcl_1429;HRSCAF=5044, whole genome shotgun sequence genomic region, the following are encoded:
- the LOC124371437 gene encoding uncharacterized protein LOC124371437 yields the protein MDEEDVVRVDGRFVPLHQLLDFIEGNDDAIPNTGVDITLLPPTNATADMTDEDSGEEDNVEIDNVPPSQVNAPALLEVVNIPFDEQKSNICENENTEELSKNCTIRSNRFGKGCPISESKTVKKKPRGSMEYASDHDSGLFTERIRIYHCTEFSIRGKKWYFPLIAHLLDVSVQNAWQLHRQDGGKLDQLAFRRRIVLAVLEGNKRVVSGRGRPSTSSKIDSRYDRIDHIVSDIENDPRTGKKETVALPFMPQKGNYKVHEMRSSTPCDMLFALSYEINVLFTSVSFFKACKTKC from the exons ATGGATGAAGAGGACGTTGTTCGTGTGGATGG gagGTTTGTTCCCTTGCACCAACTATTAGACTTTATTGAAGGCAATGATGATGCGATACCAAACACTGGAGTAGATATAACCTTACTACCACCAACAAATGCAACAGCTGATATGACGGATGAAGACTCTGGAGAGGAAGATAATGTTGAGATAGACAATGTCCCTCCAAGCCAAGTGAATGCTCCTGCTTTGCTTGAAGTAGTAAACATACCTTTTGATGAGCAGAAatcaaatatttgtgaaaatgaaAATACAGAGGAACTTTCAAAAAACT GTACCATAAGAAGCAACAGATTTGGTAAAGGATGTCCCATCTCAGAATCAAAAACTGTGAAGAAGAAACCCAGAGGATCTATGGAGTATGCTAGTGACCACGACAGTGGGCTTTTT ACAGAGCGGATCAGAATATATCACTGTACCGAGTTTTCCATTCGAGGTAAGAAGTGGTACTTTCCTCTCATTGCCCATCTCTTGGATGTTTCCGTACAAAATGCATGGCAGCTACACAGGCAAGATGGCGGAAAACTCGACCAACTTGCATTTAGAAGAAGAATAGTGTTGGCAGTGTTGGAGGGAAACAAACGAGTTGTTTCTGGAAGGGGACGTCCATCTACCTCTTCTAAAATTGACTCCAG ATATGACAGGATTGACCATATTGTATCTGACATAGAGAATGACCCACGCACAGGAAAAAAAGAAACAGTTGCATTGCCGTTTATGCCACAAAAAGGCAACTACAAAGTGCATGAAATGCGAAGTTCCACTCCATGTGACATGCTTTTTGCACTATCATAcgaaataaatgttctttttacaAGTGTGTCTTTTTTTAAAGCTTGTAAAACAAAGtgctaa